Genomic window (Nitrososphaerales archaeon):
ATCGGGCCAGCTTCTACATATATAACACGAAGGAAGAGGTCGATACGATGGTCGAGGTCTTAAAGAAGATAAAAGAGGTGTTCAAGATTTGAGCATCTATAGAGAAAAAGTAATCGATCATTATAAGAACCCTCGTAACTTCGGTAAATTGGATGATCCCGATGTTAAGGTCAAAGAGTCCAATCCTTTATGTGGTGATGATGTAGAGCTTTACATTAAGCTAAACCCTAACGATGGTAGTGTTACAGATGTTAAATTTAGTGGGAGGGGTTGTGCGCTCAGTATAGCTGCCACATCGGTCCTAACCGAGATGATCTCTGGAAAGAAGCTCGATGAATTAAAGCGATTGAATAAGAAGGATATAATGAAGGCTTTAGAGTTACCAGACCCGGGCCCAGCGAGGATAGAGTGTCTACTCCTCCCTCTTAAAGCTTTAAAGCAAGGTTTGGCTGAATACTCATCTAAAAATCCCTTCAAAAGAAGGTCTGAGGGTGAAGCTCAACGTTAGTGTCAGATTTGGTGCCGGATTTGGTGCCGGATTTTTTAAGAAAAAAATATTTTTTTAGCGAAGATCGACACCAATCTGTAAAGGTGTGGATAGTTATCGATCGATTACAAAATCCCTCGATAAAATTCCTAAAAGTATTTCATGTTTGATGGTTATATATGGCTATATATGGCTCTTCCTCATTCCATAAATTAAGAGAATCAGCCCGATGAAGAGTATGATAAGTGGTAAGGTGTAAACGATCGTCCATGCCATCTTACTCCGCCACGCTATGAAGAGGATGAAGGGTGAAGCTAAGATTAGGATGATCGCAGATGCCTTTATAGCTTGATTTAGAGATATTTTACTCAACCTTACATTCGGACTTATC
Coding sequences:
- a CDS encoding SUF system NifU family Fe-S cluster assembly protein, producing MSIYREKVIDHYKNPRNFGKLDDPDVKVKESNPLCGDDVELYIKLNPNDGSVTDVKFSGRGCALSIAATSVLTEMISGKKLDELKRLNKKDIMKALELPDPGPARIECLLLPLKALKQGLAEYSSKNPFKRRSEGEAQR